One window from the genome of Streptomyces sp. WZ-12 encodes:
- a CDS encoding DUF3099 domain-containing protein: MYAHAHRPPTPPQRRHRRYFVLMTVCLVLFVLAWSLVRLWSVPAAVAMCVVAMVIPPVAAIVGNRREPGERWWDESGDPESDRWWRELDDRDDEDRRRS; the protein is encoded by the coding sequence ATGTACGCGCATGCGCACCGCCCGCCCACCCCGCCGCAGCGCCGTCACCGCCGGTACTTCGTCCTCATGACGGTGTGCCTGGTGCTGTTCGTGCTGGCGTGGAGCCTGGTGCGGCTGTGGTCGGTACCGGCCGCGGTGGCGATGTGCGTCGTCGCCATGGTCATCCCGCCCGTCGCGGCCATCGTCGGCAACCGCCGGGAGCCGGGCGAGCGCTGGTGGGACGAGTCCGGGGACCCGGAGTCCGACCGCTGGTGGCGGGAGTTGGACGACCGGGACGACGAGGACCGCCGCCGCAGTTGA